The stretch of DNA CAACATAGGCAATAAATCACAGCACATCTTCCCCTGTTTCATTTCAACTTTTAAGTGCAATGACATCATCAAGGTTATATTTTGTCAGAACATACATACTGCATTTGAAACTGACTGGATAATATGATGTAGGATcaactagcttttcagcatctataAACTCTGTTGCTTGGGCGAGATTAGGAACTACAATTTTATATGCtaaaaaatctgtattaaaGCCCAAAAACAGGAACTGTGTCACTCACACTGGTGATTATTAGAGACTTTTCACTTATGTACTTGTTCCCATTGAGAATAAGCCATTTTACTTTGACTCCATGTTGTATGCCACCTATCCCCAAAAAATCTCTTATCTTTGCTGCAATATACTCAGGATTTTTCACTTCAGAGACAGGACCCAATTCCTTCTCATGTACAAATATTGGATGCTCAGTGCCCAATTCATTTTGACAGCATTCAGAAAGCTGATTATGGTTCACAAGTGACTTACAGACATTTCTGAAGTTCAATTTAGATgcccattgtttaaaaaaacagtgctTTGATTCGAATCTCATACACATGTGCCTTATCACAGGCCCCAGATGAAGAATCTGAGCAGGGAGATGCAACAGGTAATGTTGCTTAGGTATTATATTATTCTCAGGAAAAAGTTTCTTAAACTGTTTCAAATGCTGTTCAATCATATTCTTCAGTCTGAACACACTTTGTACAGATAAAATAGGGGCAAAGAGTATCTGAACAATCTTAATTAagtccaaaacaaactgaacatatTCATTTTTCTCTATACTGTTGAGCAGAAAAGGCATGATCTTCAACAGTATCAGCATTTGCCCCGAGGactgtttcagtttattgtCATTAGATGCCAAGGTAGTGACACTGATAGGGCAGGGTTTGTCACGTATGTCTATTGGTGACAAAGGAAAACTCTGCATGGCAGAATTGAACACATCCAACTCCATCTGTCCAGAGAGAACAAGGTGTTTTAGCACACACTTAATTTCCATgggtgcaacaccctcaagaATGATGTGCATTATATCCTGTGGTGTTTGTTGAATGAGGTCAAAGGCTGGGAAATCAATCAGCTTGCTTCTTCTGTTTATACCATAGGTGGTTTTGAGAGATGATTTCAAGAAGTCTGTGCAAGCCTTTTCtatttcacagcactgcttAATATGTTTTTTCATTGTCCTTTTAGTAAAACTTAgttcattaaaattaatttgcatttcatCAAAGGTACATTCACAATGCCTACACTTACTATATGCAAAACCAACTCCTTCCTTGAAACCAGCAAGCTCATGTTGGGCAAGTGTGTCACCACAGACCGAAACTACAGCACCAAATAAATCCATGCTACCACGCTGTGTTTGGATTTTGACACCATTATAGAGCAACTTTAAGTCTTCATTAATCCTTTGTAATACAAAATCAACACCACATTTGTCAATATCATCAGCTTTTGCTATAGCAAGGAGTCTGATTGCAGCAAGCTTTGACCTAAACTTGGGGTCTATGTTTCCTAAAGtataataaaacatgaataatttatttactgaagCATGTGACCCAAGAGGATTGCATATCTCTATTTCATCAGCATACAAAATTATCTGTAAAGCAGAAGGTTCTTTTGAAAACAGTGGATGGGATTTATAAATGCTCCCATCAATAATGTCATACAAAAACCCATCTTTGTGGCAACTCTGAGGTGCGGTGTTGATCATGGCAAAAATCCTGGAATTGGACAACAACTGTTCAAGGCTCCTAATAAGGGGTATATAGTAAAAACTTCTGTTTTTGATGGCAATTACTCTTGACTGTCCTTTGTTAACTCTGCAAACCTTTTGAGACATAACTACCTCCTCTGGTATGACTGGGTTAAAAAGCCTCTGGATTGTGCTGTCCTGAATGTATGTGGAAGCCATCATGGAGAAAGGATCTTGAAAATTTTCCAGTTCTGCCAATACTGCctcttgtagctgctccatattGTCTGAATGTCTTTGAAAGAGCGACTTCATGGTGTCCTTCATGGTACTGAGAAGAGCAGTTTGATACTGCTGGACTCCAGAGACAATACTGTTGACACccctctgaaacaaaaacaacaaagaaatatgaGCTATATACAGTTTGTTCAATATGAGACTAGCATTACACTTCTTAAGAACATTCTGAATAGGATTTCATACCAAAATGATCTCTGTCCAGTTCTTGCTCAGAATTCAAAAGTCAGAATTACACTTCTCTGGTGTGcagactttctttttgctcttgttcctgcacccttttGACCTCTTTTCACACGTGCGTGTTctcattacttaaaaacaacactgttcccactaaatGCAAATCtaagtattaacactgtaatgcttttttatatgtttatgttaAATATGTATCCATCTGGTGCTGGCCCAGCCcgtctgtcaaatttcaaaaagtcaatgtggccccagagccaaaaagTTTGTGTGTATCCTTGTCACAAAATATGACACTGTTGTAGCTCTGACAGTGGAATTATAAAATGGTCCATAGAATTAGAATTGTAAGTTTACATGCTTTCAAGACCTTTTCCCAGTcttattcaagcacttttcaaactctATCAAGGACCAATTTTCAAGTCTTTATAAGCAAATTATGACTGTGGTAAAACGCATActtaaatgcagacacacatacatatattcaatatatattttatttccctAACACTTAGGTTTGTGCAATACCTGGGATAGGTGACATCTTTCCCGGACACTGATGGTAAATGCAGCTGCACATCTGACGAGATTTTCACTTGCTGTAGCAGCTCCTTCCTGTAGATATGTTGTgttaatatacattaaaaaaataatataaacacctgaatgttaactgttaaacattttcattagcaAACATTGCATCTTACCTGATTATCAGTATTTGGAGTCTGGAAATCCTCAAGCTCCGGACTTGACATTTCATTTGGAATGACAGGTATGTTGACCTCACTGTCGGTCCTTTGCATTCCTTGTGTTTTAGTGGCACAGTCAGAAAAAACTGGTATGTCAAAATGTTCACCTGCAGCATGTGATAAGTCAGATGATGCTGCTGTCATCCACTGGGTAGGAGGGTTCCCAGTCGCAAGATACAGAGCATGAGTGCGTCTGATATGGTAGTAAAAAGAGTTAAAGACTCTGTATTCCTCTGTACAACCATCTATTCCGCATATGACTCGGAAGTTTGGACTGCGGCTATGTGTTTTGTTAATATGGCTCAAGAGAGACTTCAATGTTaaggcaacaaaaacaaagcaaatcatACACCTCCAACAGGCCATGTTAAAccgccaaaaagaaaaaacagggcaGCTAGCTGAATGCAGACAGTCTATTCTTAGCCTAATGAAAATCTTCACTCACGGCAAAATCAAGTCATGCTAGCACTACAACACACGTTCGTAAACCTCTATTAGAAATGTAAATGTAGCAGAAGAAAGTAGACAAAACGTTCAGTCTAAGAAGCAAGAGCAGAAACAAATACCTTACTGCTTCACATCACTTTTGAGCTGTTGTTGGCGGGCTCATACAGGCGCTGCAGGTCATTACCAAATATGGAGGGGGGTCGGTTACATCAAAACTCTCATTAAATCTAGTTTAAACTCTAGTTATTGTGATTCAGTAAGGGACCACAACAGgagtaataattaaaatgtaatttatagttATAATATCCCCCTATTAGGCCTGTTATTACTTTACAAGTTTTAGAAACATTATTATGGTCTGCACCTACTCCCCCCTGACTGCCCTCATGTGGTCACGTCTGTCCTGTAACCGTTTGAAGGGGAGCGAAGAAGCAGGCTTGGACTGGATTCTGCTGAGGTAAGGAGAACTTTTAcagcatttgatttaaaaattttgtacTACTGGGAAAACAGCAGCCTGGTCCAGCAATCAGTTTACCCATGGATGGACTATCAGTTCTCATAATACGTCCACAAGTTTTTTGCCACTGTAGCCTAAAAGCCAGCTAGCTAAGCTTGcttagctaatattagctaacaGGTTTGGTCCTGCAATTTACGTTACaatgcgattttttttttttgtttaccatgACTAACCAATGGTGTTAAAAGTTTGAATATAATTTTCCACATAAAATATGTACATGTTTGATGTAATTAGCAGGACATGCAGACAGACTTGGTACTAATGAACGTAGGAACAGCAGATGCAGATCAGAGGCAGGTGTGCATGTCTTAGCTGAGGGACCTATGCAGGCTGTGGAGGAAAATGCTGAGAGTTTAGTTTCTGCACTAGTTGAGGCTCCTGTCAATCACTCTGGGTCCACTGTATACAGAAGGAAAATACATGTGTTGTATTTGAAAAGTCCATAAGGTGTTGTACTGTTTGAATGGTCTGACATACTTCTGAGCATGATTTTTTGAGCCTTGGCTTAATGTcgtgttttttttcatgccctCAGATAAAGGCGCAATTAAAAGGAAGACACACGGAAATCATGGATGGACTAGATGATGTTACAGTATCAGTTCTAAATGGTATGTCAAGTTTAAgtgtctttaataaaataaagttgtccATGCTGACATTGgtttcaaatttgaattttaacTATTTATGTAATCTCAAAACACCCATATGTcaaaattttattctatttatatttatttgtagctGGGAGATAAAACAGTAAGAGGacaatttggattttatttgccCTGTCAAGTTGAATACCATTAAATTTATAAGGTCCAAGTTTTTCAACTCTAAAAGGTTTATTACTATTTGACCTCTCTTTACAGCTGCCAACATAGATGAGGTTTTAATCCACACCCTCAGTCGTGATGATTTAAGAGATCTTTTTCCTGGTCCAGAAAACTTTCTCAGGAGGAAACAGTTGTGGGCTCATCTTCACAAAGAGGCAAGTTTTTGCTGCCTTTGATCTAAAAACGTGTAGTGCAGTTTTGTTTGTAACACCTACAACATTtatgttttgaattattttcttaGGAGGACTATTCCACCTTACCAGACAAAGCTGGCCCTGGTGAAGCAGGAACTAGGTCTTCACCTAAAGGAACACCTCCATCTCCCCAGACATCCACTCCTTTGGTAAAGAAAACCCCAGAGAAGACTCTACAGCTTCCCAGTCCTCCTGAATATGTGATCTATACAGATGGTGAGCTGGAACTAGCTCGGAAACACTATTTTGAGATGGCCTGCACTGGTAGAGAGGGAGAAGCTGCCATGTCCAAAGAGCTGAGATGCAGGCTGGTGAGAAACACTGTCACCAGCATGATTTCAATCTTGAGAGCAAGTCGACAAGGAGAGGAGTTAAGATACCCGTCCAAGTACGATGTTACTGCCATGGCTAAGAAACTAGTGGAGTATTATCCCATGCTACAGGATAACGACTTACCTGCCAAATATGTAtgtgattaaatttttttcacatttatttcagaCTTCTGAAATTATATACGTGATATtacgtttctttttttctttcaacatcTTATTCACCATAGACGAGCATGTACAGTTATCTTCAGAAGAGGATCCTGAATATTAAGTCCCCTCGAAAGAGGCAGGGTCCCACACCAGAGAGGGGCCGTTCAAAAAAAAGGCGCCACATTGAGTTCTCACCAAGTGACCagggagaagatgatgatgCAGATTCAAGTGGCGGATCAACGATTCTTTTGCCACCAGTGAGCAGTTCTGATGGCGACAGTTCAGGTAATTGACAAATTCTAATTATGGCAATAATGATGGACGTGAAGGCTGGATGACTTTGATAGATTGGGATGTCTTGATATAttacactttaaatttaaacttgaTTAGGTTTTGATCTGTTGTGACAGGATGTGATTTTTCAATATTCATGTATTTGACTTTCTGTAGAATAACCATCATAAATATATAACACACAATGTTAGGCTTGCTGGCTAAAACACATAGTATCATTTAGATTGATATGTTGGATCCAGTTACTGATTCTGTATTTTCCCCTTTAGTCAACATGGATAGTCTAGCAACACAGGCCAGGCATTACAAGACTCTGCAGGACCTGTATAAGAAGCCAAAACCCAACCGAGATGCTGTTTGCCAAATTCTTGACCTTGAGTTTCAATCAAGAAGAGCCTTCATTGACAGCGATgttctgaaagaagaagatagGCCAACAAAGATTCTAGAGGCATATCCATGTTTCAAGGAGCTTCACAATGTAAGTGACTTACTTTTCATCGTGGCTTTCTTATAAAGCAAGCACTGGTGCAGGTTTTAACATTTACTTGCACTATAGGTGATGGATGAGCTACGGCGGATCCTGgataagaacaacaacaaattcaTAACTGAAGTAAAGGCAAGATGGGAGGACTTCTGCTCCATGGTTCAGTTTTATGGTCTTTGGAAGAAGGTGTTAAAGCCACCGATGAACCAAAATAGAGGTTAGTCATTGTGCTATCTTTAATACATCATGTAGCTGTTTTCAGAGACATAAATATGTATagcagtggtccccaaactACGGCCCGCGGGCCGGATACGGCCCGCCTTCACATTTGGCCCGGCCCCCTGAACACCCCCCTTACCCCCACcccaagggaaaaaaatattgccCCCTGTCAAAGAGAATGTAATACAGTCGTACCTCGTTATATTGCAGGTCACTTATTGTGGCTTCACTTTAtcgttgatttaaaaaataaataaaattacaaattctGTTCCACGGAGTTTTCATTATATTGCGGGATTTTGCGGTATATAGATATTCTGTAacacataactatgttcatcactggGACAAAGAGATCAATTACGCCTACGCCAATAGTGGAAACAGAAGTTAAGGAGggcgaagatactgcaccaccttcatcgccatcagtactgcccagctacataattcatcatcttcatcattcaagttgtagtaagagagtggagAAGGTTTATATGAGTGAGGGaaaggtttataaagccttaaaatatatataaataataatataactcCGCTACTTCccggattttcacctatcgcgggggtctctggaacgtaaccccgcgataggtgagggatcactgtaatgGCGAAAAGGTTAGGTAAGAGAAAAATCGATTCAGAATGCAGGGTATTTAACCTGCAGTGGACAAacgattatttttttgttcaatgcaaagaaaaggctgtttgtctcatctgtcaaGAGGCGCTGGCGGTATTCAAAGAATACAATCTGCGACGGCACTATGAATCCCATCACAAAGACAAATATGATAGCTTGCAAGGCCAAATGCAGGCAGACAAACTGTCAAAGTTAAAAAGTGGACTGTTAGCTCAGCAGAATACATTTGTACGCCAAGCTCAGCTGAACCAGTCATCCGTTCGGGCCAGCTTTCGGGTTGCTCAAATGATAGCAAGCAGCGGTAAACCTTTCACGGATGGAGAGTTTGT from Archocentrus centrarchus isolate MPI-CPG fArcCen1 unplaced genomic scaffold, fArcCen1 scaffold_41_ctg1, whole genome shotgun sequence encodes:
- the LOC115777022 gene encoding uncharacterized protein LOC115777022 produces the protein MAKKLVEYYPMLQDNDLPAKYTSMYSYLQKRILNIKSPRKRQGPTPERGRSKKRRHIEFSPSDQGEDDDADSSGGSTILLPPVSSSDGDSSVNMDSLATQARHYKTLQDLYKKPKPNRDAVCQILDLEFQSRRAFIDSDVLKEEDRPTKILEAYPCFKELHNVMDELRRILDKNNNKFITEVKARWEDFCSMVQFYGLWKKVLKPPMNQNRVECNIALFRALPTLFPSPTAPPKKLGHASEALLHVLQPTEDPAIYLQRRSLFSPVLLFDGSHCIMAIGTTPITTFAEEDLRQGLLYLMAYYYTLHLTYPKCVATLLSVIQTEVLKDSIHERDTTSSYKKAMAEWKAFIQE
- the LOC115776938 gene encoding uncharacterized protein LOC115776938 → MQRTDSEVNIPVIPNEMSSPELEDFQTPNTDNQEGAATASENLVRCAAAFTISVRERCHLSQRGVNSIVSGVQQYQTALLSTMKDTMKSLFQRHSDNMEQLQEAVLAELENFQDPFSMMASTYIQDSTIQRLFNPVIPEEVVMSQKVCRVNKGQSRVIAIKNRSFYYIPLIRSLEQLLSNSRIFAMINTAPQSCHKDGFLYDIIDGSIYKSHPLFSKEPSALQIILYADEIEICNPLGSHASVNKLFMFYYTLGNIDPKFRSKLAAIRLLAIAKADDIDKCGVDFVLQRINEDLKLLYNGVKIQTQRGSMDLFGAVVSVCGDTLAQHELAGFKEGVGFAYSKCRHCECTFDEMQINFNELSFTKRTMKKHIKQCCEIEKACTDFLKSSLKTTYGINRRSKLIDFPAFDLIQQTPQDIMHIILEGVAPMEIKCVLKHLVLSGQMELDVFNSAMQSFPLSPIDIRDKPCPISVTTLASNDNKLKQSSGQMLILLKIMPFLLNSIEKNEYVQFVLDLIKIVQILFAPILSVQSVFRLKNMIEQHLKQFKKLFPENNIIPKQHYLLHLPAQILHLGPVIRHMCMRFESKHCFFKQWASKLNFRNVCKSLVNHNQLSECCQNELGTEHPIFVHEKELGPVSEVKNPEYIAAKIRDFLGIGGIQHGVKVKWLILNGNKYISEKSLIITSVSDTVPVFGL